The Lentzea guizhouensis genome contains a region encoding:
- a CDS encoding sugar phosphate isomerase/epimerase family protein — translation MTARIPVGLSTASVYPQPAGAAFEIASELGYDGVELMVWADPVSQDIRAVDRLSTRSGLPVLAVHAPCLLISQRVWSPDPSERLRKAVQAAQDLGAPTVVLHPPFRWQRKYADGFASLVSSLEDESGIAIAVENMFPVKRPLGRGRSVQMTAFKPSIDPTDVGHANYTLDLSHSAAAHMDALELAKRMGDGLRHVHLADGSGAPKDEHMVPGRGTQPCAELCEMLARGGFDGQVVLEVNTRRAASPAARREMLAESLLFARLHLDWPTEGTSSDPRSALS, via the coding sequence CGGCATCGGTCTACCCGCAGCCCGCCGGAGCGGCCTTCGAGATCGCCTCCGAACTGGGCTACGACGGCGTGGAGCTGATGGTCTGGGCCGACCCGGTCTCCCAGGACATCCGCGCCGTCGACCGCCTGTCCACCCGCTCGGGCCTCCCGGTCCTCGCCGTCCACGCCCCCTGCCTGCTCATCTCGCAGCGGGTCTGGTCGCCCGATCCGTCCGAACGCCTGCGCAAGGCCGTCCAGGCCGCCCAGGACCTGGGCGCCCCCACCGTCGTGCTGCACCCGCCGTTCCGCTGGCAGCGCAAGTACGCGGACGGCTTCGCCTCCCTGGTCTCGTCGCTGGAGGACGAGAGCGGCATCGCGATCGCCGTGGAGAACATGTTCCCGGTGAAGCGCCCCCTGGGCCGCGGCCGCTCGGTGCAGATGACGGCGTTCAAGCCCTCGATCGACCCGACCGACGTCGGCCACGCCAACTACACCCTGGACCTGTCGCACTCGGCCGCCGCGCACATGGACGCCCTGGAGCTGGCCAAGCGGATGGGCGACGGGTTGCGGCACGTCCACCTGGCCGACGGGTCGGGGGCGCCGAAGGACGAGCACATGGTGCCCGGCCGCGGGACCCAGCCGTGCGCGGAGCTGTGCGAGATGCTCGCGCGGGGCGGGTTCGACGGGCAGGTCGTGCTGGAGGTCAACACGCGGCGGGCGGCGTCTCCGGCGGCCCGGCGGGAGATGCTGGCGGAGTCGTTGCTGTTCGCGCGGCTGCACCTGGACTGGCCCACCGAAGGCACCTCGTCCGACCCGCGCTCAGCCTTGTCCTGA